A DNA window from Bacteroides cellulosilyticus contains the following coding sequences:
- a CDS encoding efflux RND transporter periplasmic adaptor subunit, with the protein MITVNKKWLRLIGIVGCTVWMASCKQATDAGVKPSYAIMEVKAADKELSTSYSATIRGRQDIDIYPQVSGTIEKLCVTEGQTVRRGQLLFVIDQIPYRAALKTAVANVEAARAAMATAELTYNSNKELYAQKVVSEFSLKTAENTYLTAKAQLTQAEAQEVNARNNLSYTEVKSPSDGVVGALPYRVGALVGANLPYPLTTVSDNSDMYVYFSMTENQLLALTRQYGSMDEALKNMPEVELILNDNSVYNKKGVIESISGVIDRQTGTVMARVVFPNESRLLHSGASGTVVVPSIYKDCIAIPQGATVQMQDKVVVYKVVDGKAVSTLITVAGISDGREYVVLSGLQSGDEIISEGAGLMREGTQVK; encoded by the coding sequence ATGATTACAGTGAACAAAAAATGGTTACGGCTGATAGGGATTGTCGGTTGTACAGTGTGGATGGCATCTTGCAAACAGGCAACGGATGCGGGAGTGAAACCTTCTTATGCAATAATGGAAGTAAAAGCGGCGGATAAAGAACTTTCCACTTCGTATTCGGCCACTATCCGTGGGCGGCAGGACATTGATATCTATCCGCAAGTATCGGGTACTATCGAAAAACTTTGTGTGACTGAAGGACAGACAGTTCGCCGTGGGCAGTTGCTTTTCGTTATCGATCAGATTCCCTACAGAGCTGCGCTCAAGACTGCCGTTGCCAATGTGGAAGCCGCACGTGCTGCAATGGCGACTGCCGAACTCACCTACAACAGCAATAAAGAGTTGTATGCACAGAAAGTAGTTTCAGAGTTCAGTCTGAAAACAGCTGAGAACACCTATCTCACTGCCAAAGCACAGCTGACGCAGGCCGAAGCCCAGGAAGTGAACGCACGCAACAATCTTTCCTATACTGAAGTGAAAAGTCCCAGTGACGGAGTAGTGGGTGCATTACCCTATCGCGTGGGTGCATTGGTAGGTGCCAACCTGCCGTATCCGTTGACTACGGTCAGTGACAATTCGGACATGTATGTCTATTTTTCCATGACTGAGAATCAGTTACTTGCCCTTACACGCCAGTATGGTAGCATGGATGAAGCTCTGAAGAACATGCCGGAAGTGGAATTGATATTGAATGATAATTCGGTATATAATAAGAAAGGTGTCATAGAATCCATTAGTGGAGTTATCGACCGTCAGACGGGCACTGTAATGGCGCGCGTGGTATTTCCTAACGAATCACGCCTGCTTCATAGCGGAGCATCCGGTACGGTAGTGGTGCCCAGCATCTATAAGGATTGCATTGCCATTCCGCAGGGAGCCACTGTGCAGATGCAGGACAAAGTTGTGGTATATAAGGTAGTGGACGGTAAAGCCGTCTCTACACTGATCACTGTAGCCGGAATAAGCGACGGGCGCGAATATGTGGTGCTCAGCGGATTACAATCCGGTGATGAAATTATATCGGAAGGTGCCGGATTAATGCGCGAGGGCACACAAGTAAAATAA
- a CDS encoding AraC family transcriptional regulator, with protein MEKENIKTVTIEDFKNSQHILDYIDDDFAIVNSLDEIPYNNEVVRLEYFLIAVCIEGCIQLDVNNRTYQLQPGDLLLGLPNTIIGHTMMSPKYKVRLAGFSTRFLQRILKIEKDTWDTAIHIHNNPVKSVNRESDNTIFKHYGDLILAKINDEPHCYHKAVVQHLFAAIFCEMMGYLNKEIADSEKAKLPKEGIKQADHILRKFMELLSKDNGMHRSVTYFADALCYTPKHFSKVIKQACGRAPLDLINETAIEHIKYRLKHSDKSIKEIAEEFNFPNQSFFGKYVKGHLGTSPIRYRSTKEE; from the coding sequence ATGGAAAAAGAGAACATTAAGACCGTAACCATTGAAGACTTTAAGAACAGTCAGCATATTCTTGACTATATAGATGATGACTTTGCGATAGTCAACAGTCTGGATGAAATACCTTATAATAATGAGGTTGTCAGACTGGAATATTTCCTTATTGCCGTTTGTATAGAAGGGTGCATACAACTGGATGTCAATAACCGGACTTACCAGCTACAGCCGGGCGACTTACTGCTTGGCCTTCCCAACACCATTATCGGACACACAATGATGAGTCCTAAATATAAAGTAAGGCTTGCAGGATTTTCCACCCGATTCCTGCAACGTATCCTCAAAATAGAAAAAGATACGTGGGACACTGCCATCCATATCCACAACAATCCGGTGAAATCTGTGAACAGGGAAAGTGATAACACCATTTTTAAACACTATGGAGACTTAATCCTGGCGAAGATTAACGATGAACCCCATTGTTATCATAAAGCGGTGGTGCAGCATCTGTTTGCCGCTATCTTTTGCGAGATGATGGGGTATCTCAACAAAGAAATCGCCGATTCGGAGAAAGCCAAACTACCGAAAGAGGGCATCAAGCAGGCTGACCATATTCTACGGAAGTTCATGGAACTGTTGTCTAAAGACAATGGTATGCACCGCTCAGTGACTTACTTTGCCGATGCACTTTGCTATACGCCCAAACACTTTTCGAAGGTCATCAAGCAAGCATGCGGAAGGGCTCCTCTGGATTTGATAAATGAGACTGCGATAGAGCACATCAAATACCGACTGAAGCATTCGGACAAGTCTATCAAAGAGATTGCGGAAGAATTCAACTTCCCAAATCAATCTTTCTTCGGGAAATATGTAAAAGGACACCTGGGAACATCACCCATTCGCTATCGGAGCACAAAAGAAGAGTGA
- a CDS encoding patatin-like phospholipase family protein, producing the protein MKYKSLSLLIIVLFSACTLGAQNRKKVGIVLSGGGAKGVAHIGALKVIEEAGIPIDYVVGTSMGAIVGGLYSIGYTPQQLDSIVNAQDWKYLLSDALDPETTLLSEKLREEQYLLSVPIAGKSAHVSDAGIIKGRNISRLLSELTVGYHDSISFNRMPIPFACVSDNIVNGSKVVFHNGILATAMRASMSIPGVFAPVYLNGMVLVDGGLTDNYPVDIARQMGAEIIIGVDVQNPLMKADELTSMSNVLGQILNLVGEESYRKNVKDSNIHIQVDVDGYSAASFNHEALDTLMHRGKEAAMKDWDKLIALKKEIGIRTNYRAEYPEPFKIPTRAMLDTIPSVAQITPHEKPVNTINIGGRFDNEELAVLLLNARGYFGAQKKSQLSLTTRLGKRTFGRLEYTYSPQKSWDINTGYQIGYNDFNLYEEGKRLMNLTYVHHMAWVGFTKSWYKMLVKAGIHFEKFNYHDWPSGPDVSITRSSDKALLSYQASIMYNSLNNQRFSTQGMEWEAAYRLYTDNMVTYGSNSPVSVFQTHWSGYFSPNRVFTIMPSVYGRVVGKNTQSLAISNFVGGNVPGRYMEQQIPFTGINHIEMSPDAILTGMLGVRARTYKNQYIVVRGSYGRTANKIENLFGGTNTHGLAGGSIGYCYNSIIGPIEAELNYSNQSKKLGYYIGVGFTF; encoded by the coding sequence ATGAAATATAAATCCTTGTCCTTATTAATTATAGTATTGTTTTCTGCCTGTACGCTCGGAGCACAGAACCGTAAGAAAGTGGGAATAGTATTGAGTGGCGGCGGCGCCAAAGGAGTAGCGCACATTGGAGCACTGAAAGTGATAGAGGAAGCCGGTATTCCGATAGACTACGTAGTGGGCACCAGTATGGGCGCCATCGTGGGCGGCCTATACTCCATTGGTTACACCCCGCAACAACTGGACAGCATTGTCAATGCACAGGACTGGAAATATCTGCTTTCCGATGCCCTTGATCCGGAAACCACACTGTTGAGCGAGAAGCTAAGAGAAGAACAATACCTGCTGTCTGTACCAATTGCAGGGAAATCGGCACATGTATCCGATGCCGGAATTATAAAAGGAAGAAATATCTCCCGGCTACTTTCCGAACTGACAGTGGGATATCACGACTCCATTTCTTTCAACCGGATGCCTATTCCATTCGCCTGTGTATCGGACAACATCGTGAATGGCAGCAAAGTCGTTTTCCACAACGGTATTCTGGCAACTGCCATGCGCGCCAGTATGTCCATTCCGGGAGTATTCGCCCCTGTTTATCTCAATGGCATGGTATTGGTGGACGGCGGACTGACGGATAATTATCCCGTAGACATTGCCCGGCAGATGGGAGCGGAAATTATTATCGGAGTCGATGTACAAAATCCATTGATGAAAGCGGATGAACTGACAAGTATGTCGAATGTACTCGGGCAAATTCTGAATCTGGTGGGAGAAGAGAGTTACAGGAAAAATGTGAAGGACAGCAACATCCATATTCAGGTAGATGTAGACGGTTATTCAGCGGCAAGTTTCAACCACGAGGCACTGGATACCCTGATGCACAGAGGTAAAGAAGCCGCCATGAAAGACTGGGACAAGCTGATTGCACTGAAAAAAGAAATAGGTATCCGTACGAATTACCGGGCGGAATATCCCGAACCGTTCAAAATACCAACACGGGCTATGCTGGATACGATACCTTCCGTAGCACAAATCACTCCCCATGAAAAGCCGGTCAATACTATAAATATTGGAGGACGGTTTGATAATGAAGAACTGGCAGTATTGTTATTGAATGCGAGGGGTTATTTCGGAGCACAGAAGAAATCGCAGTTAAGCCTCACTACCCGGTTGGGAAAGCGGACCTTTGGAAGGCTTGAATATACTTACTCACCACAAAAAAGCTGGGATATAAATACAGGATATCAGATAGGATACAATGATTTTAATCTTTACGAAGAAGGTAAGCGACTGATGAACCTGACCTACGTGCATCACATGGCTTGGGTCGGATTCACGAAGAGCTGGTATAAAATGCTTGTCAAGGCGGGAATCCACTTCGAGAAGTTCAATTACCATGACTGGCCCTCGGGACCGGACGTTTCCATTACAAGATCCAGTGACAAGGCTTTGCTCAGTTATCAGGCGAGTATCATGTACAATAGTCTGAATAATCAGCGATTCTCTACTCAAGGGATGGAATGGGAAGCAGCGTACAGGCTCTATACAGATAACATGGTAACGTATGGTTCAAACAGTCCCGTGTCCGTATTCCAAACTCATTGGAGCGGATATTTCTCACCGAACCGGGTATTCACCATCATGCCATCGGTGTATGGAAGGGTAGTTGGGAAGAATACGCAGTCATTGGCCATATCTAACTTCGTGGGCGGTAATGTGCCGGGACGGTATATGGAACAACAGATCCCTTTTACAGGTATCAATCACATCGAAATGAGTCCGGATGCCATCTTGACAGGAATGTTGGGAGTCAGGGCAAGAACTTACAAGAATCAGTATATCGTAGTTCGGGGCAGTTATGGACGGACAGCCAACAAGATAGAAAATCTGTTTGGCGGAACAAATACACACGGATTGGCGGGCGGCAGTATAGGATACTGCTACAATAGTATCATAGGACCTATCGAGGCGGAACTCAACTATTCCAATCAGTCAAAGAAGTTAGGATACTATATCGGGGTGGGATTTACGTTTTAG
- a CDS encoding FtsB family cell division protein, translated as MDKLATLWAFVCRRKYLITLVVFVVIVGFLDENSIVRRMGYANEISRLNNEIEKYRAEYEENTERLNELAVDSGAIERIAREKYLMKKPNEDIYVFEEDIEK; from the coding sequence ATGGATAAATTAGCGACACTTTGGGCCTTTGTCTGCAGGCGTAAATACCTGATTACGCTTGTGGTGTTTGTGGTTATTGTCGGTTTTCTGGACGAGAATAGCATTGTGCGCCGCATGGGCTATGCGAATGAAATCAGCCGTTTGAATAATGAGATAGAGAAATACCGGGCAGAATATGAAGAGAACACAGAGCGGTTGAACGAACTAGCTGTGGACTCCGGTGCCATCGAACGCATAGCGCGTGAGAAGTACCTGATGAAGAAACCGAATGAGGATATTTACGTATTTGAAGAAGACATCGAAAAATGA
- a CDS encoding DNA polymerase III subunit gamma/tau produces the protein MENYIVSARKYRPTTFESVVGQRALTTTLKNAIATGKLAHAYLFCGPRGVGKTTCARIFAKTINCMTPTADGEACNQCESCTAFNEQRSYNIHELDAASNNSVDDIRQLVEQVRIPPQIGKYKVYIIDEVHMLSASAFNAFLKTLEEPPRHAIFILATTEKHKILPTILSRCQIYDFNRIGVEDTVAHLAYVASKEGITAEPEALNVIALKADGGMRDALSIFDQVVSFTGGHISYKSVIENLNVLDYEYYFRLTDHFLANQVSDALLLLNDVLNKGFDASHFVTGLSSHFRDLLVSKDPATLALLEVGASIRERYQSQAQKCPLPFLYRAMKLCNDCDLNYRASKNKRLLVELTLIQVAQLTAEGDDAGGGRGPKQSIKPIFSQPAAAQQPQAANAMPQQQATTAAPAQPRPVQQAPAAQAAPLSPEVQQAFSSQTTMRPTPTAVLMAQGKEEKKIPVMKMSGLGVSIKHPRADEEQQKRTVSTVQQNAQPEEDFIFNEKDVNYYWQEYAGRLPQEQTALAKRMQVIRLTMLDATTFEVVVENDIAAKEFTDLIPTLQGYLRKRLRNSKATMTVRVSAPTEKVRAYSRVEKFQLMAQKNNALLQLKDEFGLELY, from the coding sequence ATGGAAAACTATATCGTATCGGCACGAAAATACCGCCCTACCACCTTTGAGTCGGTAGTGGGACAACGTGCCCTGACCACTACGCTGAAGAATGCCATTGCCACCGGCAAACTGGCACATGCTTACCTGTTCTGCGGTCCGCGCGGCGTGGGAAAAACCACTTGCGCCCGTATTTTCGCCAAGACCATCAACTGTATGACTCCCACGGCTGATGGAGAAGCGTGTAACCAATGCGAATCATGTACGGCATTCAACGAACAGCGCTCATACAATATTCATGAACTGGATGCCGCGTCCAACAACTCCGTAGACGATATCCGCCAGCTGGTAGAGCAGGTACGCATTCCGCCCCAGATAGGTAAATATAAGGTATATATCATCGATGAGGTACACATGTTGTCTGCCTCGGCTTTCAATGCTTTCCTGAAAACGCTGGAAGAACCGCCTCGCCACGCCATCTTCATTCTGGCTACTACGGAGAAGCATAAGATTTTGCCAACCATCCTTTCCCGCTGCCAAATCTATGATTTTAACCGTATCGGTGTGGAAGACACCGTTGCTCATCTGGCATACGTAGCGTCGAAGGAAGGAATTACCGCCGAACCGGAAGCACTGAATGTGATTGCCCTGAAAGCTGATGGTGGTATGCGTGATGCCTTGTCTATCTTCGACCAAGTGGTCAGCTTTACCGGCGGACACATCAGCTATAAGAGCGTAATCGAGAACTTGAATGTACTGGACTACGAATATTATTTCCGACTGACAGATCATTTTCTGGCAAACCAGGTCAGCGATGCTTTACTGCTGCTAAACGATGTGCTGAATAAAGGATTCGATGCCAGTCATTTTGTAACAGGACTGTCTTCTCACTTCCGCGACCTGTTGGTAAGCAAAGACCCCGCCACACTGGCATTGCTCGAAGTAGGTGCCAGCATTCGCGAACGTTACCAGTCTCAGGCACAGAAGTGCCCGTTGCCCTTCCTTTACCGGGCTATGAAGCTCTGCAACGATTGTGATCTGAACTACCGTGCCAGCAAAAATAAGCGCTTGCTGGTGGAACTGACTCTGATTCAGGTAGCCCAGCTTACCGCCGAGGGGGACGATGCAGGCGGTGGGCGTGGCCCTAAACAATCTATCAAACCCATATTCTCGCAGCCTGCCGCCGCTCAGCAGCCACAGGCCGCAAATGCTATGCCCCAACAGCAGGCTACAACCGCTGCTCCGGCACAGCCCCGACCTGTACAACAAGCTCCCGCAGCCCAGGCTGCCCCTCTCTCGCCGGAAGTTCAGCAAGCTTTTAGCTCGCAGACGACCATGCGCCCCACTCCTACTGCCGTATTGATGGCGCAAGGAAAAGAGGAAAAGAAAATACCGGTCATGAAAATGTCCGGTCTGGGTGTTTCCATCAAGCATCCGCGGGCAGACGAAGAGCAACAGAAACGTACTGTTTCCACCGTTCAGCAGAATGCACAACCCGAAGAAGATTTCATCTTCAACGAAAAGGACGTGAACTACTATTGGCAGGAATATGCCGGCCGCTTGCCACAGGAGCAGACTGCTCTTGCCAAACGTATGCAAGTAATCCGCCTGACCATGCTGGATGCGACCACTTTCGAAGTTGTTGTAGAAAATGACATTGCAGCCAAGGAGTTTACCGATCTGATTCCTACCTTGCAAGGTTACTTACGTAAACGCCTAAGAAACAGTAAAGCCACCATGACCGTCCGTGTCAGTGCCCCCACTGAAAAGGTACGTGCTTACAGTCGTGTAGAGAAATTTCAACTGATGGCCCAAAAGAACAATGCACTGCTACAACTGAAAGATGAGTTCGGTCTGGAACTATATTGA
- a CDS encoding ATP-binding protein yields MRKIAIISAVATILLFSFATRTYATRTDNEHLSALQSLISREIPYDANTPIDSIISWTNQLAPTLKFPRTEESYFTLLLWQVSAYIMRGDLSLAVDRARYMYESAKDMNSNFGIALANQAIGQAYTASYIQDKALSSYLDALHHLSPNNPQTYRLLVKISTLLQQMNRLEEAMTYVNPLNQLLEQQPEHPLAIPILIENATYYISSGDQQTALRYLQKADSIYQNHTHEPAHGFSIDYYTAACYRALAADDHDKQKADEALALYNKLLELVSGNKRSLEYRSISAEKIYLYKLLGRFDEACRIYQELYTVTDTLASKSYIRQINALKATYQIDELELGNKAQENRIVLASIFIGLGLLAFISMLAVWQRKQKKKVALSKRNLEQSRWNAESATRAKSVFLSNMSHEIRTPLNALSGFSALLTEEGLDDATRLQCTEIIQQNSELLLKLINDVIDLSSLEFGKMQFSIGEHDAVAICRNVTDTVGKVKQTQAELLFVTSLEELKIETDDSRLQQVLINLLINATKFTAEGAITLKLEKESDDMALFSVTDTGCGIPKEKQAHIFQRFEKLDENAQGSGLGLSICQLIIEHIGGRIWIDPDYDEGSRFLFTHPIRQTKGTQKKEGRA; encoded by the coding sequence TTGAGAAAGATTGCTATTATATCGGCAGTGGCTACTATTTTGCTCTTTTCCTTTGCGACGAGAACATACGCTACTCGTACAGACAATGAACACTTGTCTGCATTGCAATCACTTATCAGCAGAGAAATTCCTTACGATGCCAACACACCGATAGACAGCATTATCTCCTGGACAAATCAACTGGCTCCTACTCTGAAATTTCCCCGGACAGAAGAATCCTATTTCACCTTACTGTTATGGCAAGTAAGTGCATACATCATGCGAGGCGACCTCAGTCTGGCAGTAGACCGGGCACGGTATATGTACGAAAGTGCCAAAGATATGAACTCCAACTTCGGTATTGCCCTTGCCAATCAAGCCATCGGTCAGGCATATACTGCCTCTTACATACAGGACAAGGCGTTAAGTTCCTATCTGGATGCCCTGCACCACTTATCCCCGAATAATCCGCAAACTTATCGGCTCCTGGTGAAAATCTCCACTCTTTTGCAACAGATGAACCGACTGGAAGAGGCCATGACGTATGTAAATCCCCTGAACCAGCTTCTGGAACAGCAGCCCGAACATCCGCTCGCCATTCCCATACTCATAGAAAATGCTACTTACTATATTTCCTCGGGAGATCAGCAAACTGCGCTCCGATATCTGCAAAAGGCAGATTCCATATACCAAAACCATACTCACGAACCGGCCCATGGGTTCTCCATCGACTATTATACAGCCGCCTGCTACCGTGCATTGGCAGCAGATGATCATGACAAGCAAAAAGCAGACGAAGCACTTGCCCTTTACAATAAACTGCTCGAACTGGTTTCCGGCAACAAACGTTCCCTGGAGTATCGCTCGATTTCTGCCGAAAAGATATATTTGTATAAATTACTGGGGCGCTTTGATGAGGCTTGCCGGATATATCAGGAGTTATATACCGTTACTGACACCCTCGCTTCGAAAAGTTACATCCGCCAGATAAATGCATTGAAAGCAACCTATCAGATAGATGAACTGGAACTGGGGAATAAAGCACAGGAAAACAGAATTGTACTTGCTTCCATCTTCATCGGACTTGGATTATTGGCTTTCATCTCCATGTTAGCCGTATGGCAAAGAAAACAGAAAAAGAAAGTGGCACTATCCAAGAGGAATCTGGAACAGTCCCGGTGGAACGCAGAGAGTGCAACGCGCGCAAAAAGTGTATTCTTGTCGAATATGAGCCATGAGATACGTACTCCCCTCAATGCTTTATCCGGTTTTTCTGCACTGCTGACCGAAGAAGGGCTGGATGACGCCACCCGACTACAATGTACTGAGATTATTCAACAGAACTCTGAACTTCTATTGAAGCTGATAAATGATGTGATTGACCTGTCGAGCCTGGAATTCGGTAAGATGCAGTTCTCTATCGGAGAACATGATGCAGTAGCTATCTGTAGAAATGTTACTGACACAGTGGGTAAAGTAAAACAAACACAAGCGGAACTGCTGTTTGTAACCTCACTGGAAGAATTGAAAATAGAAACAGATGATTCGCGGTTACAGCAAGTGTTGATAAACCTGCTGATAAATGCAACTAAGTTCACAGCAGAAGGTGCCATCACACTGAAACTGGAAAAAGAATCGGATGACATGGCTCTATTCTCCGTTACAGACACCGGTTGCGGTATCCCGAAAGAAAAACAAGCTCATATATTTCAACGTTTCGAAAAGTTGGATGAGAACGCACAAGGAAGCGGACTCGGATTGTCTATCTGCCAGCTAATTATAGAGCATATAGGAGGCAGGATATGGATTGATCCGGACTATGACGAAGGCTCCCGTTTCTTATTTACACACCCCATACGCCAGACAAAAGGCACACAAAAAAAGGAGGGTCGCGCATGA
- a CDS encoding histidine kinase dimerization/phospho-acceptor domain-containing protein, with the protein MIKRLIIALALGTGILFTANAQNSAVKDSLLRIYVTAPHDSMRLDVLHDIARLDQQTPVFLYYENKLLQEATEQNNLRYQSLATYEHIIYFFNKLDLKRVTQWMNRMEVLAEKHNYYNDYFKAKKLQIEMYTINQQIELAIHEANIMYDKAKKLNDSNGMREACLCLMTSYIATLRYEDGAKALEEAFHLMSPQDRPMDKINLLSKAVLAYSFLHNNEKMYASLEQMKVAIQDLITATPALKNAYSALYMGMETQYALYYVRTGNLKKAWEHLQKADEYDTPNTFLPYRVSRLQAYAEYYRARKEYEKALEALDNAITLTLQMSFPDAILYMAMKADVLVDMGQPEVAINIYKKVMHDKDSLYRGLSNAQMEQIQSLYNMDKLVVKREQQQEKIHYFILIVIGIALLALIAFVIHMYFSRKRLQKDEREVARLSEIAEEANEVKSRFLANMSYNIRIPLNNVVGFSQLLSTDMGLDDKEKLEYSEIIQANSTDLIQLVNDVLDLSRLEAKMMKFQILDCEMREICNDLIYMARRDSNGHIHAELESDVEHQMLRMDANRFNQAVLSMLIYPVPNDTDREVKMQLSKDEENQLLIFRITNSPLVDSAFASQQVSIRLKINQLLFEHFGGSFMVSESAEDGYPITFSISYKE; encoded by the coding sequence ATGATAAAGCGTCTGATTATAGCACTGGCATTAGGCACCGGAATTTTATTCACCGCCAATGCCCAAAATAGCGCCGTTAAAGACAGCCTATTGCGCATTTACGTCACTGCGCCGCACGACTCTATGCGCCTGGATGTACTGCATGACATCGCCCGCCTGGACCAGCAGACACCGGTATTCCTCTATTATGAGAATAAATTGCTGCAAGAGGCTACGGAGCAAAACAACCTGCGTTATCAGAGTCTTGCCACCTATGAGCATATCATCTACTTTTTCAATAAACTGGATCTGAAACGCGTAACGCAGTGGATGAACAGAATGGAAGTTCTGGCAGAGAAGCATAATTATTACAATGATTACTTCAAAGCCAAGAAGTTACAGATTGAAATGTATACAATCAACCAGCAGATAGAACTTGCCATCCATGAAGCGAACATCATGTATGATAAAGCTAAAAAACTGAATGACAGCAATGGTATGCGGGAAGCCTGTCTATGCCTCATGACCAGCTACATTGCCACACTACGTTACGAAGATGGTGCAAAGGCCTTGGAAGAAGCATTCCATCTAATGAGTCCGCAAGACAGACCTATGGATAAAATAAATCTGTTGTCGAAGGCTGTGCTGGCTTATTCATTCCTGCATAATAATGAAAAAATGTATGCTTCGCTGGAACAGATGAAAGTAGCGATACAAGACTTAATAACCGCCACACCGGCACTCAAGAATGCATACTCAGCCCTATATATGGGAATGGAAACTCAATACGCCCTTTACTATGTCCGCACGGGAAACCTCAAGAAAGCCTGGGAACACCTGCAAAAAGCAGATGAATATGATACCCCCAACACCTTCCTGCCGTACAGAGTATCCCGTCTGCAAGCTTATGCAGAATATTATCGTGCCCGAAAAGAATACGAAAAAGCCTTGGAAGCATTGGATAATGCCATTACCCTGACACTTCAGATGTCTTTCCCGGATGCCATACTATATATGGCAATGAAAGCAGATGTTCTGGTGGATATGGGGCAGCCAGAAGTTGCTATCAACATCTACAAGAAAGTAATGCATGATAAAGACTCTCTATACCGAGGATTGTCTAATGCGCAAATGGAACAAATACAAAGCTTGTACAATATGGATAAGCTGGTGGTGAAACGAGAACAGCAACAGGAAAAGATACATTATTTTATATTGATCGTTATCGGGATTGCCCTGCTGGCACTGATCGCTTTCGTTATCCACATGTACTTCAGCAGAAAAAGATTGCAGAAAGATGAGAGAGAAGTGGCCCGTCTGAGTGAAATAGCTGAGGAAGCGAATGAAGTAAAGAGCCGCTTCCTTGCAAACATGAGTTACAATATCCGTATTCCACTGAATAATGTGGTAGGTTTTTCACAGTTGCTCTCTACAGATATGGGATTGGATGATAAAGAAAAACTGGAGTATTCTGAAATCATTCAGGCAAATTCTACTGATTTGATTCAACTGGTGAACGATGTACTCGACCTCTCACGACTGGAAGCTAAAATGATGAAATTCCAGATACTGGATTGCGAAATGCGGGAAATATGCAACGACCTGATATATATGGCCCGTAGAGACAGTAACGGACATATACATGCCGAACTGGAAAGTGATGTGGAACACCAGATGCTTAGAATGGACGCCAACCGCTTCAACCAAGCTGTATTGAGTATGCTGATTTATCCTGTCCCCAATGATACTGATCGTGAAGTGAAGATGCAACTGAGCAAAGACGAAGAAAATCAATTACTGATATTCCGTATCACAAACAGCCCGTTAGTTGACTCTGCATTTGCCTCCCAGCAAGTTTCCATACGACTAAAAATCAATCAATTGTTATTTGAACATTTTGGTGGTAGCTTTATGGTAAGTGAAAGTGCCGAGGATGGCTATCCCATCACTTTTAGTATCTCCTACAAAGAATAA
- a CDS encoding porin family protein, producing the protein MKRICLIILTLLLAFGASAQKRKVQNRPYIDQRRWHYGFLAGIHVQDYKLVNTGYVTEDGQSWFADVPEYSPGFTVGVLGELYLNRFLSLRLVPTLHFGDKKVVFREQASGEEHSQSMKSAYLSIPIDLKFAAERFNNYRPYLMAGIAPTYDFSVKKQGALLVKPFDCYVEVGLGCDFYLPYFKLIPELKFCFGLANLIKKDRKDLTDQSLLKFTQSVDKITSRMIVLTFYFE; encoded by the coding sequence GTGAAGCGCATTTGTCTGATAATCCTTACTTTACTCCTTGCTTTCGGTGCTTCGGCACAGAAACGGAAGGTACAGAACCGCCCGTATATTGATCAGCGGAGGTGGCACTATGGTTTTTTGGCAGGTATCCATGTGCAGGATTATAAATTGGTGAACACCGGATATGTAACGGAAGACGGTCAGAGTTGGTTTGCCGATGTGCCTGAATATTCTCCCGGATTTACGGTCGGAGTGCTGGGCGAACTTTATTTGAATCGATTCCTTTCCTTGCGTCTTGTCCCCACATTACATTTCGGGGATAAGAAAGTTGTATTCCGCGAGCAAGCCAGTGGTGAAGAACATTCACAGTCGATGAAATCCGCCTATCTTTCTATACCGATAGATTTGAAGTTTGCTGCTGAACGTTTTAATAATTACCGTCCTTATTTGATGGCGGGTATTGCTCCTACGTATGACTTCAGTGTGAAGAAGCAGGGTGCCTTGTTGGTAAAGCCTTTCGATTGTTATGTTGAAGTAGGGTTGGGATGCGATTTCTATCTGCCTTATTTCAAGCTAATCCCGGAGTTGAAGTTCTGTTTCGGACTGGCAAACCTTATTAAGAAAGACCGTAAAGATCTTACGGACCAATCGTTGTTGAAGTTCACGCAGTCAGTCGACAAAATTACTTCCCGAATGATTGTACTCACTTTTTATTTTGAATAG